The following coding sequences lie in one Synergistaceae bacterium genomic window:
- a CDS encoding rubrerythrin family protein: MANKYAGTQTEKNLQAAFAGESQARNKYTYFASVAKKEGYEQIAALFLHTADNEKEHAKMWFKELDGIGDTAANLKAAADGENYEWTDMYEGFAKTAEEEGFKALAAKFRLVAAIEKHHEERYRALLKNVEAQEVFARSEVKVWECRNCGHIVVGTKAPEICPACAHPKAYFEINAANY, from the coding sequence ATGGCGAACAAGTACGCGGGAACTCAGACAGAGAAAAATTTACAGGCGGCTTTTGCAGGTGAGTCGCAGGCACGCAACAAGTACACTTATTTTGCATCAGTTGCTAAGAAAGAAGGCTACGAGCAAATCGCAGCATTATTCTTGCACACAGCAGACAACGAGAAAGAACACGCTAAAATGTGGTTCAAGGAGCTTGACGGAATCGGAGACACAGCAGCCAACCTTAAAGCAGCAGCAGACGGCGAAAATTACGAATGGACTGACATGTACGAAGGTTTTGCTAAGACAGCAGAAGAAGAAGGCTTCAAAGCTCTTGCAGCAAAATTCAGACTCGTTGCAGCAATCGAGAAACACCACGAGGAACGCTACAGAGCATTATTGAAAAATGTAGAGGCTCAAGAAGTTTTTGCACGCAGTGAAGTTAAAGTCTGGGAGTGCAGAAATTGCGGACATATCGTTGTCGGGACAAAAGCTCCGGAAATCTGCCCGGCCTGCGCTCATCCGAAAGCATATTTTGAGATCAACGCAGCAAATTATTAA
- a CDS encoding NAD-dependent epimerase/dehydratase family protein, with amino-acid sequence MKLFITGGTGFLGSVCVEKFIKSPEVEKIYILTHKSQINSSSPKIEILQGDIRNLHEISIADNIDSCIVLASAGVHGKTSEKLTYSINYNATESAIKFCKRNNINRIIFTSSINVNLPKLGAYARSKLDSEKIIRESGLNYLIFRPSLIYGRKCKFGLYMIEKFIRKFGFVPVFGDGKKLEQPIHVDECAEYINYYTLNNSSGRIIELGGFDAMTYNDLCEKIASCMNKRVKLLHVPAWPFLSVLKIFESLNISLPISSEQIYHVDSDLSCNMQEIYQETGITQKSFIENFSRDGICES; translated from the coding sequence ATGAAATTATTTATCACGGGCGGGACGGGCTTTCTTGGTTCTGTGTGCGTTGAGAAATTTATAAAGTCTCCTGAGGTCGAGAAAATTTATATTTTGACTCATAAATCGCAAATTAATTCATCAAGTCCCAAGATTGAAATTTTACAGGGCGATATTAGAAATCTTCACGAAATTTCTATAGCTGACAACATAGACTCTTGCATAGTTCTAGCAAGCGCAGGGGTACACGGCAAAACGAGCGAAAAACTTACGTATTCAATCAATTATAATGCTACAGAGTCAGCGATAAAATTCTGTAAGCGCAATAATATTAATAGAATCATATTCACGAGCTCAATAAATGTAAATCTGCCGAAATTAGGAGCTTATGCACGCAGCAAATTAGACTCTGAGAAAATTATACGCGAGTCAGGGCTTAATTATTTAATATTTCGTCCGTCGCTTATATATGGCCGTAAATGCAAGTTCGGATTATACATGATAGAAAAATTTATACGCAAATTCGGATTTGTTCCGGTATTCGGGGACGGGAAAAAGTTAGAGCAGCCCATACACGTCGACGAGTGCGCAGAATACATAAATTATTACACTCTGAATAACTCATCGGGCCGGATTATCGAGTTAGGCGGATTTGACGCTATGACATATAATGACTTGTGCGAAAAAATTGCGTCGTGCATGAATAAGCGCGTGAAATTATTGCATGTTCCTGCTTGGCCGTTCTTGAGCGTGCTAAAAATTTTCGAGTCATTAAATATAAGCCTCCCCATATCGAGCGAGCAAATTTATCACGTTGACAGCGATTTATCATGTAACATGCAGGAAATCTATCAAGAGACCGGAATAACGCAAAAAAGTTTTATCGAAAATTTCAGCCGGGACGGTATATGCGAATCATGA
- a CDS encoding radical SAM protein → MCNIWKKESHDMTLPEIESHAAKLQKFGVGYVFLQGGDPLVRRDIIEITDIFLNHGIAPTIITNGILLNPDLAEKIASRPCNLAISIDSLIPERYAVLRGVDTLNKVISNINAIKNLYHSHKGNWSITTTVTKMTELDDVINIMNFAHERGFMHAIRPYITVSGTAGRKDESLTYEQGDVLEIFEFMLKKARKENYLASLIYEEHIKYIKGEKMPECDAAKYSFLMKETGDIAPCIEFPNLPVDLDSFRECQKKYCGTLKNCNASTPCFYNDAREIGFLWRKKWRAVINIFKIIAQMRRYGNFF, encoded by the coding sequence ATGTGCAATATCTGGAAAAAAGAGTCTCACGATATGACTTTACCAGAAATCGAGTCTCATGCAGCAAAATTACAGAAATTCGGAGTCGGTTATGTATTTCTTCAGGGCGGGGATCCATTGGTCCGGCGCGATATTATAGAGATCACTGACATTTTCTTGAATCACGGCATAGCACCGACAATAATTACGAATGGGATATTATTAAATCCTGACTTGGCCGAAAAAATTGCCTCACGTCCCTGCAACTTAGCTATAAGCATTGACTCATTGATTCCGGAACGTTATGCAGTTCTGCGCGGTGTCGACACGTTAAATAAAGTCATAAGCAACATCAACGCAATAAAAAATTTATATCATTCACATAAAGGCAACTGGTCAATAACTACAACTGTTACGAAAATGACCGAGCTCGACGACGTAATTAATATTATGAATTTCGCTCACGAACGCGGTTTTATGCACGCAATAAGGCCTTATATAACAGTAAGCGGTACAGCAGGACGCAAAGATGAGAGTCTCACATATGAACAAGGCGACGTGTTAGAAATTTTTGAGTTCATGCTCAAGAAAGCCCGCAAAGAAAATTATCTTGCCTCATTAATATATGAAGAACACATAAAATATATCAAGGGTGAAAAAATGCCCGAGTGCGACGCTGCAAAATATTCGTTCTTAATGAAGGAAACCGGCGACATTGCACCGTGTATAGAATTTCCGAATTTGCCCGTAGATTTAGACTCGTTCAGGGAGTGCCAGAAAAAATATTGCGGTACCTTGAAAAATTGTAATGCCTCGACTCCCTGCTTCTATAATGATGCGCGCGAAATAGGATTCTTATGGCGTAAAAAATGGCGTGCTGTCATTAATATATTCAAGATTATTGCTCAAATGAGACGATACGGAAATTTCTTCTAG
- a CDS encoding UbiA prenyltransferase family protein yields MKYFALMRVKHYIKNLIIFLPAMLTLSLKNWQILAANVKGFIIFSLSASIIYIFNDIKDFESDRKHPLKSSRPIASGKVSFSEAKFIIFLLVCAIIALLWSESFRAKYILWPLIYIIINILYSAYLKNFPLIDVAALSSCYVIRLWYGAALTECGISNWMSLTMISVSFFMGFGKRRNELIQYGKSMRKSLKGYSANFLDKSLQIMLTSSIIFYSLMCADEKTFVARAGINLLWTVPFVIVICLRYLMLVENAASDGDPTSIILHDKILIILCFGYIFSVGARLYFV; encoded by the coding sequence ATGAAATATTTTGCTTTAATGCGGGTCAAGCACTACATCAAGAATCTAATAATTTTTTTGCCGGCTATGTTGACATTGAGTCTAAAAAATTGGCAGATCTTAGCGGCTAATGTGAAGGGATTTATTATATTTTCGTTATCAGCGTCGATTATATACATTTTCAACGATATAAAAGATTTCGAGTCAGACCGTAAGCACCCGTTAAAATCTTCGCGGCCGATAGCGTCGGGTAAAGTCTCGTTCAGTGAGGCGAAATTTATTATTTTCCTGCTTGTATGCGCGATAATTGCTTTGCTTTGGTCAGAAAGTTTCAGGGCGAAATATATTTTATGGCCGTTGATATATATAATTATAAATATTTTGTACAGTGCTTATCTGAAAAATTTTCCGTTGATTGATGTTGCTGCGTTATCGTCGTGCTATGTTATAAGACTCTGGTACGGTGCGGCGTTGACTGAATGCGGGATATCAAACTGGATGTCATTGACTATGATCTCAGTATCGTTTTTTATGGGATTCGGCAAGCGCAGAAATGAGTTAATCCAGTACGGGAAATCAATGCGCAAGAGTCTAAAAGGGTACTCGGCGAACTTTCTTGATAAATCGCTGCAAATAATGTTGACATCGTCAATAATATTTTATTCGTTAATGTGTGCTGACGAGAAAACTTTTGTAGCCCGTGCAGGAATAAATTTATTATGGACAGTGCCGTTTGTGATAGTTATTTGTCTGCGTTACTTAATGTTAGTTGAGAATGCAGCCAGCGACGGAGACCCGACTTCTATAATTTTGCACGATAAAATTTTGATAATTCTCTGCTTCGGATATATATTTTCAGTAGGTGCGAGATTATATTTTGTATGA